Genomic window (Rubeoparvulum massiliense):
CATTATTACGATTGGCACGATCTCGTTCTTTGTCAATCTCTGCAAGAATACGTCGCTCTTCAGGATTGAGAGAAGTATGTTCAGGAGTAATCGTATTCCTTAATACCCCATGCAATACTGATTTTAGTTGCTGCTGGAGCTGCTGAATCTCTCGTTGAAAGAGCTTCACCTCCCCAGGGAGGTGGGTTATCTTCATGTGGTGAAAGGATGGCAAATTTGGTAGAGTGAGGGGAGAGTGCTGAGGCTTTTTGAACCAAGGCAACATTTTCAAGATTCGCCTTACGATCAATTGGCTCCATTGGACAATATATGAGCGCATCTCCTTCCTCCCTTTACAAATAAAATGAGTAAAAACTTGAATTAAGGAGTGGAATACATTGCTATCATTACCCTATCCACAAGCTTTACATGCTGCACGTTTTCTTAGCCGACCTAATCGTTTCCTGCTACTTTGTGAGTTACTTGAAGCAGCAGATGAGAGCGGGACAGTGGTAGAGGTGCATCTTCCTGATCCTGGTCGTCTCAAGGAGTTGCTTCTACCCGGTGCTTCCATTTGGTTATTGCCAGTTGATAAGCCCGGTCGCAGAACACAGTGGTCAGCCGCGCTGGTGGCTACGCCAGACGGAAAGCAAATGGTTTCCCTCGATTCTACCTTACCCAATCGTTTAGTAGAACTTGCATTACAGAAACAAGAAATTGCAGAGCTTGCTGATTGGTCTTTCGTGAGTCGTGAATATACCATGGGCGATTCTCGCTGGGATTTTTTGTTGGCTCATCCTGATGGGCGGAAGCTGGCGTTAGAGGTGAAAAGCGTTACCCTCGCAGAGAAGGGAATCGGTTTGTTTCCCGATGCAGTAACAGCACGGGGGACCAAGCATGTACAGGAGTTAAGTCAGATCGCACAACAGGATGGCTGGGAAGCTGCACTCCTTTTTGTCATCCAACGATCCGATGTTAATGAAGTACGCCCAGCATCTCATATTGATCCTGTTTTTGCAGCCACATTAGCGAAGGCCAAGGCTTCAGGGGTTCATATCTTCGCCCATCGCTGCAGCATCCATCTCGATGCCATTCACCTTGAAGGTTCTGTGCCTGTGGTGATTGAAGGAGGTGAAGAAAATTGCACCCATGGAGATCAGGATTGAAAGAAGCCCTTCAATTGCGAGAGCAAGGTGAATTATTAAACGCCATAGCACTCCTGCAACAGTTAATTCATACATATCCAGAGCAAGATCCATTGTTATATTATGAGCTTGCTTCAAACTATGACCGTTTAGGGGAGGAAAAAACTGCGATCCCTTATTATCATCAAGCCATTGAACAAGGCTTAGCCGGAGAAGAACGGTGGAAAGCCTTCGTTCAATTAGGAAGCTCCTATCGTGCTATCGGTGATTATGAAAAGGCTAATCATGTCATACAACAAGGGCTGGAGGAGTTCCCCAATCATGGAGCATTACGAGTTTTTTATGCAATCACCGCTTATAATCAAGGAAAGATGAAGGATGCAATGACTGTGCTATTAGATCTTCTTCTCCATTTCACCAATGATCCAACCATTCTTCAATATCAAAAAGCATTACAGTTCTATTGTGAACATATTGATGAAACATGGACATCGTAACACAGTAGATCTATATTACTTATGTGCTTGAAGCTGCAAAAATATATTTATCAAAAAGTAAGGTTCAGAAGGAGTGAATCGCTCCTGCTGAACCTTACCTTACTTCATGTACAGATGCTTCATTTCTATGGTTTGATTGCTTCGTAGGTGATCATCTCATGGGAATCAACAGGCTCTTTACCATATTGATAGCCACCTGATCGTGTAATCTGCGTGAAGCCAATGCTTTTTAAGATCATCTGGAATTCCTCCATACCATACCAGCGGATGGGCAAGCGTTGTAGCTCCGTTTCAATCAGCTTGCCTTTACACCATTTCTCATAACGGAGATAGCTAATGTTCTTCTGCTGTAAGAGATCTACCTCTACTAACGTGGTTTCCAGGGTGATCAATTCCTTCTCAGGTGTAATCCAGGATCGTGTGGTTCGTTGATTGATTGTAAATTCTTCAGGAATAAAGAGGTCAAGAATGAGCCGTCCACCAGGCTGTAGATGATGATAGAAGGAGTCTAAGACTTGTAAGGCATCTTCACGATCTTCAAGGAGTTGAAAGGAACCTGCAGGGATAATGATGGCACCATATTGATGAGGAAGGGAGAGCGACTGCATATCCTCTTCATAGAGCATCGGCTGTAAGCCCAGCTCTGCACATCGTGCTTTACAGGAGGCTAACATCTCACTCGAGTTATCTACACCATCAACGATCAAACCAGCTTCCAATAGGGGGATGAGCATACGCCCAGAGCCTACTGCCACTTCAAGAATACGCTTTTTCATACCACGGAGCCGCTCTTGATAATACTCAACATCTTTAAATGAATGCCCCAATGGCTTATCCAAATCATATACCGCTGTTGCTAGTTTACTGTAACTCGTAAACATCTCATTCACCCCTTGTTCAACATTCTATATGGAACCTCTCTTCATGCCAGATCTTTCTTCACGCTAGAACATTCTCCTTTGCGACTAAGCTACTCTTTTTTTAATATGGATTCGACTATTTACCCACAATCTAGAGGGTTCTGCATTCCGATTCTCGAAGTAAATTGGTAACAACTCGAGGGGGATGGACATGATGAAACAATGGTCCCAATTGGAAGAACAGGTAGAACGGTTCATGGAGGAAGAGCAGGTTCCTGGACTCGCCATTGCCATATCTCAAAATGGTGAGGTGATTTACAAGCATGGCTTTGGTTATGGAGAGCTTGCTAGGAAGGAGCCAGTGACGCCAGAGACGATCTTTGGCATCGCTTCTGTAAGTAAATCCTTCACAGCCTTAGCTACGATGCAATTGGTTGAAGCGGGGCAATTATCTGTGGAGGATCCTGTGATTCACTATTTGCCACAGTATCAATTAGCCGGTCAGCCGGAGATGGAAAAGATTCAGATTCACCATCTCTTATCTCATTCCACCGGCGTAGCACCTGTGAAGCGCCGGGAGGAGACGCTTTATTTCTCTGAGCAAATTCAGTATCTATCCAGCGATGAGATCGAAATCTTAGGTGAACCAGGCCAATATTTTAGTTATTGCAATGATACCTTTCTCTTATTAGGGGCGATCATCGAGAAGCTGTCAGGACAGTCTTTTCGCCGTTATATGACGAGAAAAATCTTGGATCCCCTAGGTATGAATCGAACTACCTATAGTTTAGAGGAAGTAGCACGCTTCACCAATGTGAGCACACCCTTTGAAAAGAATCCAGCAACCAAAGCAGTAGAACCAGTACCATGGCCTACCCTAGGAATCTATGAGGTAGGGGGAGGGATTCGCTCCAATGTCCTAGACCTATTGGCTTATGGTGAGGTATATGTCAATGCTAAGCATTGCGAGGAAAAACTTCAGCTTAGCCCAAAGACCCTGCAACAAATGTGGACACCCTATATTCCTGTTGGTGAGCACCAAAACTATGGGTATGCCTTAGAAATAACCGCTGACTATCATGGCTATACCCTCGTTGAACATGGTGGTGGGCAACCTGGTGTTTCATCTAACTTTGGCTTTGTTCCCGAAGCAGGCTTGGTGGTAGCAGTACTATGTAATCTATCTGCTGTACCTATTCGAAAAATCTGGCTGGCTACTGTTCATGCAGCTTTGGGTCTCTCGATGGAACAGAATGATCCCATCGCTCCATCATATCAGCTGATGGATGTTGAATTACACTCCCTCCTCGGTAGATATACATCTGCAGAAGGTAGTTCCCTTATACTTTATCAAGATAGTAAGAAGCTCATGGCAGCAGTAGATGAACAAGTCTATCCTGTTCGTCCCGTTGCAAAGGATCAGGTGCTGCTAGAACCAATGGAGAAGCCTGTTCATTTTTACCTCAATGAAGCAGGGCAAGCATGGGCTGCTTTCCTAGGTATGCGAATGTTAAAGCGACGCTCATAGATAATACAGTAGCATAAGCAGTTAGGGGGTCTTAAGATGGAACCATTACTACGAATTCGTGATATTCAAAGGCTGATCCACGAGCAAGAGTTGAATGCTCAATTGAAGCAGGATTACTTCTTAAAGCTGGTGGAAGAAATAGGTTCATTAGCAAACACATTACAAGCTGATCGCGATCAATTATCTGGTCACTATCCGTTTCAAGGAACCGGCAACGCGAAGCAGATCGATACTGATCTTGCAGCGATTCTCTATTATCTCTTAGCACTAGCCGATGTTTATGGGATCGATCTAGAAGAGCGTATTCTGCAAATGATCAGTAGGAACTTGTTAGAAACTACGAATCAGAATACGAATCGAGGCTTCATGACAAAAATAGTAGAGAGTCGTGATGAGAAGATCAATGTACAAGAAAAGAGCTCCCCGTTAACGAAAGAAGCTTTCGCAGAGCGAATGAAGGAAGCCGTTCAAGCTGTTCATGGCTGTTCAGTCTCTCTTATCGAGGAGCCACAGGGCTTTATTCTATATAATCAATACGGACATTCTTGGGGGCAGGTCTCGATCTATGAGAGGAAGCTCTCCATTAACCTTGAGCTATATCCAGGAAGATATCAGCTCCATGAGTTGGCAAGAAGATTGGAGCTTCCCGAACGGAGACGGGGCAGGGAATCAAGTTTTACATTCCGTACTACTGAGAAAACACCACCCTATTTCGATTCCCTTGATATTACACTCTTCCAAGATTACTTTTCCTTGGAGAATAGAGAAAGAATGGAGAATCTTTTAGTGCTGATTAACGAAGCTGCTCAGCATAGTGATTTTAAATATCGTTCAACAAGCAGATAGGGTGATGATGTGAAACGAATGAAAACGCTAGGCTTAATTATGATTATTGGCATTGCTTTGGTGTTTTTTTTCCTAGTTCGTAGTGCTCCACCGCCTACTTACCTTCCTACTATAAGTCATTATCCCGCTGGAACATTGGAGGGTCAGCTGGAGGGGGAACTTCTTCAGGTGATCAATGAAATGGGGATACCTGGGCTCCAATTGACCATTATTCTGGAAGATGTAGAGTACAACCTTGCTTTGGGAACCATGGATTATCAGCGAGAGCATGCGATCACATCAGAGCATATCTTAAGGATGGGTAGCGTATCCAAAGTGTATACAGCTGTCTTGGTGATGAAGCTGGTGGAAGCAGGTCATCTAGGTTTAGATGATTCAATTGATCAATGGTTTCCCAAGATCCCTCATGCCAATCAAATTACCATTCGTCAGCTTTTAAATCATACCAGTGGTATCTCCAATTATACGGAGAATATTTGGTTTCAATTGGAGACTGTTTCTTCTTCAAAACGCTTTTTCACTACTGATGATCTCTTGAATTATCTAGTAGAGGGAAAGCCCGATTTCTCACCTGGGGAGGAATATAGATATTCCAATTCTAACTATCTATTATTAGGATTGATTGCGGAAAAGAGCACAGGAATTCCCTATCCTCAACTACTACATCAGCTGCTGCTTCAGCCCCTCCACTTACAGCATACCGTTCTTCTTCCCTATGATGAGACGCCACGAGAATTGATTAGTGGGTATGATCGAGATTTATTACCCCTGGGTCCCCATACAATCAAACCGTATAATACAGCCTGGGCAAGTGCTGCCTATTCTGCAGGGGGCATAGCGTCTACCTCCGCAGAGATGGCTCAGTTCATGCATGGTGTTTTTCATAAGCACGCGGTAATAGGCAAAAAAAGCATTGAGGAGATGATGCAGTTCCAGCCATTCCTTGAGGAGGATATTCCTGAGCAAACAGGATATGGTCTTGGATTACGTGAGTTGATGATCGATGGTCATCGCTTGATTGGACATACGGGAACCATCCCCGGTTTTGGCGCAGCTACCTTCTACGAGCCTGAAACTGGTACCACTATCGCATTTTTAGGAAATATCTCTTTTCTTGATCAAATTGGGCTGCTACAGACTGTTTTGGAGACGTTGAAACACTCATGACTGAAGTCATGAGTGTTCTCGGTTAATCCAAAAAGTATCAACTAAACGAGAATTACCCAAAGTAGCTGTCGTTCACATGACTGACGGTCATGGCTCCACCGCCAATGGCCATTACCATAAGTACAAGGGGAATTGCACCTTCTATTCCCAATGCAGGAAGCAAGAGAGCCATAAGTGAGGATGTGACAACCAGGGAAGTTGTACTAGAGCCTTGCGCAGATTTCAGGGCAGCGGCAATGTTATATGAGTCCAGTGCGATGACGATTTTCACAACCAACCCTCTTTTCAGAAAATAGTAGCTCGATCACTACTTGACTTACTTCTTCCTTGGCAGAGTAAGAGCCTGCCAGCGATCTTCTTGCAGTAGCTTACTAATATAGACGATCTGCCCCACATGATATGAATAATGATACATCTGGCGTTCAATGGCCTCGATGACGAAGTGAGGTTCATTACGGATGGTGATGGTTTTCAGAAGATCGCTAGGTTGTAATTGTTCTAAAGCTAGAAATACGGCAGACCATCCAGAATCCCATAACTGTAAAAGCGTTTGTTGATCAAGGATTTCGTGATTAAATTCTGCATCACGCTCGCGACTAGGTTTTTCACCGTCGGTTGTAAGAAAATCTGTCCAACGGGAGATCATGTTGCCATGTAGATGCTTAACGATGGTGGCTATACTATTAGATTCTTGATGGGGTATCCAATTCAATTCAGATTGATTCAGTGGGGCAAGAGCACGTTCAGCCAATTTTCTCATCTCGTGGAACCGTTGAATTACTGTCGATAGGTAGACGTTTTCTACACGACCATTCTCGATATTTGTCTCGGAAGACATCATGATAAACACCTCCAAAATGATTCATTCTACTCTTCATATTCATATGCCTTCCTTTTGGGAATAAGAAACTCTTAAATCTTTCCCATTTTCTGCGAGTGTGCTATAATGCACCTGTAGTAACTAACTGAATGAGAAGTGTAGGGGGGCCGGTGTTGCCGGCTGAGATTGCATCCGTAAGATGCTGACTCTTGGAACCTGATCTGGTTGAGACCAGCGGAGGGAACATGTTCTCGAACAATTTGATT
Coding sequences:
- a CDS encoding DUF1572 family protein, whose amino-acid sequence is MMSSETNIENGRVENVYLSTVIQRFHEMRKLAERALAPLNQSELNWIPHQESNSIATIVKHLHGNMISRWTDFLTTDGEKPSRERDAEFNHEILDQQTLLQLWDSGWSAVFLALEQLQPSDLLKTITIRNEPHFVIEAIERQMYHYSYHVGQIVYISKLLQEDRWQALTLPRKK
- a CDS encoding class I SAM-dependent methyltransferase — its product is MFTSYSKLATAVYDLDKPLGHSFKDVEYYQERLRGMKKRILEVAVGSGRMLIPLLEAGLIVDGVDNSSEMLASCKARCAELGLQPMLYEEDMQSLSLPHQYGAIIIPAGSFQLLEDREDALQVLDSFYHHLQPGGRLILDLFIPEEFTINQRTTRSWITPEKELITLETTLVEVDLLQQKNISYLRYEKWCKGKLIETELQRLPIRWYGMEEFQMILKSIGFTQITRSGGYQYGKEPVDSHEMITYEAIKP
- a CDS encoding serine hydrolase domain-containing protein, encoding MMKQWSQLEEQVERFMEEEQVPGLAIAISQNGEVIYKHGFGYGELARKEPVTPETIFGIASVSKSFTALATMQLVEAGQLSVEDPVIHYLPQYQLAGQPEMEKIQIHHLLSHSTGVAPVKRREETLYFSEQIQYLSSDEIEILGEPGQYFSYCNDTFLLLGAIIEKLSGQSFRRYMTRKILDPLGMNRTTYSLEEVARFTNVSTPFEKNPATKAVEPVPWPTLGIYEVGGGIRSNVLDLLAYGEVYVNAKHCEEKLQLSPKTLQQMWTPYIPVGEHQNYGYALEITADYHGYTLVEHGGGQPGVSSNFGFVPEAGLVVAVLCNLSAVPIRKIWLATVHAALGLSMEQNDPIAPSYQLMDVELHSLLGRYTSAEGSSLILYQDSKKLMAAVDEQVYPVRPVAKDQVLLEPMEKPVHFYLNEAGQAWAAFLGMRMLKRRS
- a CDS encoding nucleoside triphosphate pyrophosphohydrolase family protein codes for the protein MEPLLRIRDIQRLIHEQELNAQLKQDYFLKLVEEIGSLANTLQADRDQLSGHYPFQGTGNAKQIDTDLAAILYYLLALADVYGIDLEERILQMISRNLLETTNQNTNRGFMTKIVESRDEKINVQEKSSPLTKEAFAERMKEAVQAVHGCSVSLIEEPQGFILYNQYGHSWGQVSIYERKLSINLELYPGRYQLHELARRLELPERRRGRESSFTFRTTEKTPPYFDSLDITLFQDYFSLENRERMENLLVLINEAAQHSDFKYRSTSR
- the sfsA gene encoding DNA/RNA nuclease SfsA — encoded protein: MLSLPYPQALHAARFLSRPNRFLLLCELLEAADESGTVVEVHLPDPGRLKELLLPGASIWLLPVDKPGRRTQWSAALVATPDGKQMVSLDSTLPNRLVELALQKQEIAELADWSFVSREYTMGDSRWDFLLAHPDGRKLALEVKSVTLAEKGIGLFPDAVTARGTKHVQELSQIAQQDGWEAALLFVIQRSDVNEVRPASHIDPVFAATLAKAKASGVHIFAHRCSIHLDAIHLEGSVPVVIEGGEENCTHGDQD
- a CDS encoding serine hydrolase domain-containing protein; its protein translation is MKTLGLIMIIGIALVFFFLVRSAPPPTYLPTISHYPAGTLEGQLEGELLQVINEMGIPGLQLTIILEDVEYNLALGTMDYQREHAITSEHILRMGSVSKVYTAVLVMKLVEAGHLGLDDSIDQWFPKIPHANQITIRQLLNHTSGISNYTENIWFQLETVSSSKRFFTTDDLLNYLVEGKPDFSPGEEYRYSNSNYLLLGLIAEKSTGIPYPQLLHQLLLQPLHLQHTVLLPYDETPRELISGYDRDLLPLGPHTIKPYNTAWASAAYSAGGIASTSAEMAQFMHGVFHKHAVIGKKSIEEMMQFQPFLEEDIPEQTGYGLGLRELMIDGHRLIGHTGTIPGFGAATFYEPETGTTIAFLGNISFLDQIGLLQTVLETLKHS
- a CDS encoding tetratricopeptide repeat protein, which codes for MKEALQLREQGELLNAIALLQQLIHTYPEQDPLLYYELASNYDRLGEEKTAIPYYHQAIEQGLAGEERWKAFVQLGSSYRAIGDYEKANHVIQQGLEEFPNHGALRVFYAITAYNQGKMKDAMTVLLDLLLHFTNDPTILQYQKALQFYCEHIDETWTS